A part of Populus alba chromosome 8, ASM523922v2, whole genome shotgun sequence genomic DNA contains:
- the LOC118054389 gene encoding MACPF domain-containing protein At1g14780, with the protein MMSNGIMERAEKSLGRGFDLTSDFRLKFCKGEKRLVFLNEAEKKELKVPGFGVIKDVSADIKCDKGDRIRYQSDILEFHQMSELFNQKASAPGKIPSGLFNSMFGFEGCTWAADAANTKCLGLDGYFIYLCSFRIDRYPLVLRDEVRKAVPSSWDPCALARFIEKYGTHIIVGLSIGGQDVVLVRQDNSSNLGPSELKRHLDDLGDQLFTGVCNFTAKARDQKSKTPQAFNVFDPQPVAFDSFSSVRRTKDGITVLCVKKGGDTSVSSHCEWLPTVLSMPDAIQFSLIPITSLLKEVPGIGFLSHAINLYLRYKPPISDLQYFLNFQSLKIWAPVHNDLPLGPSTNLASSSSALHFNLLGPKLYVNTSQVTVGKRPVTGMRFYLEGMKCNRLAIHLQHLANTPSFLANKIDDSIQLWRGTDETDNEGYFEAIHRKKFSHVCTAPVKYDPRWSTREDGAYIVTGAKLQIKNHNSKRVLHLRLLFSKVSHSLIVQSSWAQGSAGFSQRSGLFSAISTSVTGNPGREKPEPVVVDSSVFPSGPPVPVQTQKLLKFVDISHLCRGPQDSPGHWLVTGARLDLDKGKISLQVKFSLLNIYP; encoded by the exons ATGATGAGCAATGGAATAATGGAGAGGGCTGAAAAGAGCCTTGGAAGGGGATTTGACTTAACATCAGATTTCAGACTCAAGTTCtgcaaaggagaaaaaagaCTGGTTTTCCTCAATGAAGCAGAGAAAAAAGAGCTCAAGGTACCCGGCTTTGGGGTCATCAAAGATGTTTCTGCTGACATAAAGTGTGACAAAGGTGATCGTATTCGATATCAATCAGACATCCTTGAGTTCCATCAG ATGTCAGAGTTGTTCAACCAAAAAGCATCTGCGCCAGGGAAAATCCCATCAGGGCTGTTTAACTCCATGTTTGGATTTGAAGGTTGTACCTGGGCAGCTGATGCAGCTAACACCAAATGTTTGGGACTTGACGGATACTTCATATATCTATGCAGTTTTCGTATTGATCGGTATCCGCTTGTTCTCCGTGATGAAGTCAGAAAAGCAGTTCCATCGTCTTGGGATCCATGTGCTCTAGCAAG GTTCATTGAAAAGTACGGTACCCATATTATTGTGGGGTTAAGCATAGGTGGCCAAGATGTGGTTCTGGTCAGGCAGGATAACTCTTCCAATCTGGGTCCATCAGAGCTGAAGAGACATTTAGATGACCTTGGCGATCAACTGTTTACAGGGGTATGCAATTTTACTGCAAAAGCTAGAGATCAAAAGTCTAAG ACACCGCAGGCTTTCAATGTCTTTGATCCGCAACCTGTTGCCTTCGATAGCTTCTCATCCGTCAGGAGAACAAAAGAC GGGATCACTGTTCTATGTGTCAAGAAGGGAGGTGATACATCAGTAAGTAGTCACTGTGAGTGGCTTCCGACAGTTCTTTCCATGCCAGATGCAATTCAGTTTAGCCTCATACCCATAACTTCTCTCCTTAAAGAAGTTCCTGGAATAGGTTTCTTGTCTCATGCTATCAATCTCTATCTTAGAT ATAAGCCTCCTATATCTGATCTGCAATATTTTCTCAACTTCCAATCTCTCAAGATTTGGGCCCCTGTTCACAACGACCTCCCATTAGGGCCTTCCACAAATTTGGCCAGTTCATCTTCAGCTCTTCACTTCAACTTGCTGGGCCCTAAATTATATGTGAACACTTCTCAG GTTACGGTTGGAAAGAGACCAGTAACTGGAATGAGATTTTATCTTGAAGGCATGAAATGCAACAG GTTAGCCATACACCTCCAACACCTCGCAAATACTCCATCATTTCTTGCAAACAAGATAGATGACAGTATTCAATTATGGCGAGGAACCGATGAAACCGACAATGAAGGATACTTTGAAGCCATACATCGAAAAAAGTTTTCCCATGTATGCACAGCACCAGTAAAATATGACCCCAGATGGAGTACTAGAGAAGATGGAGCCTACATTGTAACAGGAGCCAAACTTCAGATAAAGAATCACAACTCAAAGAGGGTTCTACATCTTCGGCTACTGTTCTCCAAGGTTTCACATTCTCTTATAGTCCAGTCAAGCTGGGCACAAGGCTCTGCAGGATTTTCACAAAGGTCTGGCCTCTTCTCTGCCATAAGCACGTCGGTCACCGGCAATCCTGGGAGAGAGAAACCTGAGCCTGTGGTGGTGGATTCCAGTGTGTTTCCATCAGGGCCTCCAGTACCAGTGCAAACACAAAAGCTTTTGAAGTTCGTAGATATATCACATTTGTGTAGAGGGCCACAGGACAGCCCTGGACATTGGCTAGTAACAGGGGCTAGGTTGGACTTGGATAAAGGGAAAATAAGCTTGCAGGTTAAGTTCTCCTTACTAAACATCtatccatga
- the LOC118054411 gene encoding caffeoyl-CoA O-methyltransferase, whose product MAFVLPAKGILQSEALKQYIYETSAYPGEHEQLKELREATAKKYGSLSGMSVPVDEGRFLSMLLKLMNAKRTLEVGVFTGYSLLSTALALPEDGQVTAIDKHREAFEIGLPFIQKAGVEDKINFIQSEATPILNEMLCNDKQPEFDFAFVDADKSSYKHYHEQLLKLVKIGGIIAYDNTLWYGLVAKEVDDEVPEPLRMVRTVIMEFNKLLSSDPRVEISQISIGDGVTLCRRLC is encoded by the exons ATGGCTTTCGTTTTACCTGCTAAAGGAATCCTCCAAAGCGAGGCTCTAAAACAG tatatatacgAAACTAGTGCATATCCTGGGGAGCATGAACAGCTCAAGGAGCTACGAGAAGCAACGGCTAAGAAATATGGCAGCTT AAGTGGGATGTCTGTGCCAGTTGATGAAGGGCGTTTCCTGtcaatgcttttgaaattaatgaaTGCCAAGAGAACACTGGAGGTTGGTGTTTTTACAGGCTACTCTCTCCTTTCCACAGCACTCGCCTTGCCCGAGGATGGCCAG GTAACAGCTATAGACAAGCATCGAGAAGCTTTTGAAATTGGATTGCCATTCATTCAAAAGGCTGGCGTGgaggataaaataaattttatccaaTCAGAAGCCACCCCAATTCTAAACGAAATGCTCTGCAAT GACAAGCAGCCAGAATTCGACTTTGCGTTCGTTGATGCCGACAAGTCAAGCTACAAGCACTATCACGAGCAATTATTGAAATTAGTTAAGATTGGAGGGATTATTGCTTATGATAATACGTTATGGTATGGCTTAGTTGCAAAAGAAGTAGATGATGAGGTGCCAGAGCCTTTGAGGATGGTCAGGACAGTCATAATGGAGTTCAATAAACTTCTGAGCTCTGATCCCCGCGTGGAGATTTCACAAATTTCCATCGGTGATGGCGTTACACTATGCAGGCGCCTTTGCTAA